A genomic region of Sphaerochaeta sp. contains the following coding sequences:
- a CDS encoding AAA family ATPase → MTLFDQPDPKNQPLAFRMRPRTLDEYIGQEEIVGKGRLLRRAIQADQLSSVIFYGPPGTGKTTLARVIANTTKRHFSTLNAVLTGVKELRDEIAEAKNRIDHFGQGTILFVDEVHRWNKSQQDALLPWVENGTVIFIGATTENPFFEVNAALVSRSRIFQLKPLTDANLMDIARQALSDKERGYGSWDVRFEPGALEHLVEVANGDARSLLNALQLAVETSVEPFPPPIGSVITISKEAAEESIQKKVVLYDKEGDYHFDVISAFIKSLRGSDPDAALYWLAKMVAAGEDPRFIFRRMLISACEDIGLADPNAIVVVEADAAAFDRIGLPEGRFHLTHAALYLATAPKSNSALAFFDALKTVEEENSRTEVPNHLRDPGRDAKGFGHGEGYLYPHAYQDHWVAQQYLPTSLQGKLFYQPGTLGYEAKIHDQVQERREEQIENAAVDAAAGENLTFSPGDKERERWVQRTMGQRGAVLKAVRDMLYAQVTFLRNDRVLVLGGGYGLLLWPAYKETPEGLVVAQVGSVEEKEYLEHSASALDPVSRPMIIQCAPCAVFSHLEPGLRFEKVIGRNILTHLSEDKGILATLTQWMAPKAVMVLAQTIPSGGSRLSDFVTDKALSSSLKEAEQAIYQKGGTSLSDWGVEELQNVVEDAGLYATITVRTFTEQRLVTKANLASWLRGGYQSCASHQAELEQALCGHPLSWKHQVACITASMEQPTPSRKKDAKGTQAWKETEAKTHTTAKESTIIK, encoded by the coding sequence ATGACACTGTTCGACCAGCCGGATCCGAAAAACCAGCCGCTTGCGTTCCGCATGCGGCCCCGGACGCTGGACGAGTACATCGGACAGGAAGAAATCGTCGGCAAGGGAAGACTTCTTCGGCGTGCGATTCAGGCGGACCAGCTTTCCAGCGTAATCTTCTACGGTCCTCCGGGGACAGGGAAAACCACCCTGGCCCGGGTCATCGCCAACACCACCAAACGGCACTTCTCCACGCTCAACGCCGTTCTTACCGGCGTGAAGGAACTGCGGGATGAAATCGCCGAGGCGAAGAACCGCATAGATCATTTCGGGCAGGGCACCATCCTGTTCGTTGATGAGGTGCACCGCTGGAACAAGAGCCAGCAGGACGCACTGCTCCCCTGGGTGGAGAACGGTACGGTGATCTTCATCGGCGCGACGACGGAAAACCCGTTCTTCGAAGTCAACGCAGCCTTGGTCAGCCGCAGCAGGATATTCCAGTTGAAACCCCTGACGGACGCAAACCTGATGGACATCGCCCGTCAGGCGCTTTCCGACAAGGAACGGGGATATGGGTCGTGGGATGTGCGGTTTGAGCCAGGAGCCCTGGAACACCTCGTCGAGGTGGCCAACGGGGACGCCCGCTCGCTCCTCAACGCCCTGCAGCTGGCCGTGGAAACCTCCGTCGAGCCGTTTCCCCCACCCATCGGTTCGGTGATCACCATCAGCAAGGAAGCGGCGGAGGAAAGCATCCAGAAGAAGGTGGTGCTGTACGACAAGGAAGGGGATTACCATTTCGATGTGATCTCCGCCTTCATCAAGAGCCTCCGCGGCAGTGATCCGGACGCGGCATTGTACTGGCTTGCCAAAATGGTGGCCGCCGGGGAGGATCCCCGGTTCATCTTCCGCCGCATGTTGATCTCCGCCTGCGAGGATATCGGGCTGGCAGACCCCAACGCCATTGTCGTGGTGGAGGCGGACGCCGCGGCGTTCGACCGCATCGGGCTTCCCGAAGGCCGGTTCCACCTGACCCACGCGGCGCTGTACCTGGCCACGGCGCCGAAAAGCAATTCCGCCCTGGCGTTCTTCGACGCCTTGAAGACCGTCGAGGAAGAGAACTCCCGCACGGAAGTACCCAACCACCTCAGGGATCCCGGAAGGGACGCCAAAGGGTTCGGACATGGAGAGGGATACCTGTATCCCCACGCCTACCAGGATCATTGGGTGGCCCAGCAGTACCTGCCCACATCCCTGCAAGGGAAACTGTTCTACCAGCCTGGCACGTTGGGGTATGAGGCGAAGATCCATGACCAGGTACAGGAACGGAGGGAAGAACAGATCGAAAACGCGGCGGTGGATGCCGCGGCGGGAGAAAACCTCACCTTCAGTCCGGGAGACAAGGAACGGGAGCGTTGGGTGCAACGCACCATGGGACAGCGGGGTGCCGTGCTGAAAGCGGTACGGGACATGCTGTACGCCCAGGTGACGTTCCTCCGCAACGACCGGGTGCTGGTCCTGGGTGGCGGATACGGCCTGTTGCTCTGGCCCGCCTACAAGGAAACACCGGAAGGATTGGTCGTCGCCCAGGTGGGGAGCGTCGAAGAGAAAGAATACCTGGAACACAGCGCTTCGGCGTTGGATCCTGTTTCACGACCGATGATCATCCAATGCGCGCCCTGCGCGGTGTTCTCCCATCTGGAACCGGGGCTGCGGTTTGAGAAGGTCATCGGGCGCAACATCCTGACCCATCTGTCCGAAGACAAGGGAATCCTTGCCACCCTGACGCAATGGATGGCACCCAAAGCCGTGATGGTCCTTGCCCAGACCATCCCCAGTGGGGGCTCCCGCCTGTCCGACTTCGTTACGGACAAAGCTCTCTCGTCCTCACTGAAGGAAGCGGAACAAGCCATTTACCAGAAAGGCGGCACGTCCCTGTCCGATTGGGGCGTGGAAGAATTACAAAACGTGGTTGAAGATGCGGGATTGTACGCCACCATCACGGTACGGACATTCACCGAACAACGGCTGGTGACCAAGGCGAACCTCGCCTCCTGGCTTCGGGGAGGTTACCAATCCTGCGCATCCCATCAAGCGGAATTGGAGCAGGCGCTGTGCGGCCATCCCCTTTCCTGGAAGCATCAGGTCGCCTGCATCACGGCGAGCATGGAGCAACCAACCCCTTCCCGGAAAAAAGACGCCAAAGGGACGCAGGCCTGGAAGGAAACGGAAGCAAAAACCCACACCACCGCAAAGGAGTCAACTATAATTAAATGA
- a CDS encoding MATE family efflux transporter — MGRLQREIRRMSLPTMWGFLCQALYDMVDMLFIGMMDKAAVAAATLFITVFWVLDILNEIVGASSVSMISQAWGAHDKERTRLVSQETLWFKVVLAIIGATVMIAVLPAYYRFFSDDPQVVGYGLSYGVIRLAFLPVFFSSYTVNTIFRCTGDAKTPMRLLVAASVINIVLDPLLMFSTVPGTTIPGLGLGIAGAAWATVISISFSFGVGFFLLFSGKAPIRLRFRELFRFHRNIDRDLFLIGLPSGLNLLMRNLANFIVIKLVSSYGTDAIAMLGVATRMYQFAVVPSNGIAMGSGIIVGHALGAEEMEDARKTVALTSLDCTAITLGLAALMGFLPGPLLSLFLGGAAAPREGILLMRVFAPCLLCQSVMSGFTAAFTGSGDTRPILTSALVSQWLFLVPYAMLVTLALHLGIGWLWLAYLVGDATDCLWRLKAYRTGRWMTRRVNRSPVRTAS; from the coding sequence ATGGGAAGGTTGCAACGGGAGATCCGCCGCATGTCGTTGCCGACGATGTGGGGGTTCCTCTGCCAGGCGTTGTACGACATGGTGGACATGCTGTTCATCGGGATGATGGACAAGGCGGCGGTTGCGGCGGCGACACTGTTCATCACCGTATTCTGGGTGCTGGACATCCTCAATGAAATTGTAGGGGCCAGCAGTGTGTCGATGATCAGCCAGGCGTGGGGAGCCCATGACAAGGAGCGCACCCGCCTGGTAAGTCAGGAAACGCTGTGGTTCAAAGTGGTGTTGGCCATCATCGGAGCGACGGTGATGATCGCCGTCCTGCCTGCCTACTACCGGTTTTTCTCCGATGACCCCCAGGTGGTCGGCTACGGTCTTTCCTACGGTGTGATCCGTCTGGCGTTCCTGCCGGTATTTTTCTCATCATATACCGTCAATACGATTTTCCGGTGCACCGGAGACGCGAAGACCCCGATGCGCCTTCTGGTCGCCGCCAGCGTGATCAACATCGTGCTGGATCCGCTTCTGATGTTCTCCACCGTTCCAGGCACGACAATCCCTGGTTTGGGGTTGGGGATCGCCGGGGCTGCCTGGGCGACGGTCATATCCATCTCATTCAGTTTTGGTGTCGGTTTCTTCCTGCTGTTCTCCGGCAAGGCGCCGATACGGCTCCGTTTCCGTGAGTTGTTCCGGTTCCATCGGAACATCGATCGTGATTTGTTCCTCATCGGCCTGCCGTCCGGCTTGAACCTGTTGATGCGCAACCTGGCCAACTTCATCGTCATCAAGCTGGTTTCTTCCTATGGGACGGACGCCATCGCCATGCTGGGGGTGGCCACCCGGATGTACCAGTTCGCCGTGGTTCCCAGCAACGGCATCGCCATGGGAAGCGGCATCATTGTCGGGCACGCGTTGGGCGCAGAGGAGATGGAAGACGCACGCAAGACGGTGGCGTTGACCAGTCTGGATTGTACGGCCATCACGCTGGGGTTGGCCGCCTTGATGGGCTTTCTTCCCGGTCCGTTGCTTTCCCTGTTTCTGGGAGGGGCCGCCGCTCCAAGGGAAGGAATCCTGCTGATGCGGGTCTTCGCCCCCTGCCTGCTCTGTCAATCGGTGATGAGCGGATTCACCGCGGCGTTCACCGGAAGCGGCGATACCCGCCCGATCCTCACGTCAGCGTTGGTCAGCCAATGGCTGTTTTTGGTGCCATACGCCATGCTGGTCACCTTGGCGCTCCATTTGGGGATCGGTTGGCTTTGGCTTGCCTATCTGGTCGGAGACGCGACGGACTGCCTGTGGCGGCTGAAGGCCTATCGAACCGGCAGGTGGATGACCC